A genomic segment from Polyangium mundeleinium encodes:
- a CDS encoding NAD(P)-binding domain-containing protein, whose translation MADRDRRDEPSAGKPPAALPTLYASPLGDARDRAAVPRELARGRAAKRAEKTSDVTRFRGVLTATIVAAAAAGLSAFLVPPPGGHASPGPLSRPHARAESVTCASCHGTAAAEKRPDEACATCHGAHAPRRRPHERLFKSGAMRCSTCHPIHQADQGVAFVPGEPPIRFAPGVERVLDDAPPAHIQATVPIVTAASCKGCHDPRSPRDPISRCFAPGTEKLGPDKPSLCFDEHQTALPPDTPERPGSQARGRVCAAQHGEDRPVAWDAARDVALAVPKLDRPATSALSWLWLGTGTLAFALTLGLVRGSGALRARRRKAQDKPQAAEALLKPQTRVRLPQIDTQTCLGCYACVDACPYDVLEVQKYVAVVVRPEACCGLTLCEQRCPNGSLRINDGDTIGDRPRIDDALQSQDTPGLFLAGDVTGLPLIKNAILQGAHAVEKIAAGLAAEGAWTGGGERPKDLVIVGAGPAGISAALRAKELGLSFEVIEQGSVAQSIRSFPRGKLVFDQPLDLPLTGKLWLKESTKEELLSHWMRIIRKEELPIRQDTRMTAVTREESGKLFRVGTEPREGGPPRDILARRVLLAIGQRGTPRRLPIELSPEVEARVHYHLADARSFEGKRVLVVGLGDVAMEIAVALARQPGTTVTVIHRGPTFTRGKSRNIDEVKRMHAAGRLSLRFETEIAALAPDAATLRARGRDERVPSDAVFVLIGSIPPWDTLKACGVRVAAEAHIGPDRSPSIFVQGPTGAP comes from the coding sequence ATGGCCGATCGTGATCGTCGGGACGAACCATCCGCGGGCAAACCTCCTGCCGCGTTGCCCACGCTCTACGCGTCGCCCCTCGGGGACGCCCGTGATCGTGCCGCCGTCCCGCGCGAGCTCGCCCGCGGCCGCGCCGCCAAGCGGGCTGAAAAGACCTCCGACGTCACCCGCTTCCGCGGCGTCCTCACCGCCACGATCGTCGCCGCCGCCGCCGCGGGCCTCTCGGCCTTCCTCGTTCCGCCCCCCGGCGGCCACGCCTCGCCCGGCCCGCTCTCGCGCCCGCATGCGCGCGCCGAGAGCGTCACCTGCGCGAGCTGCCACGGCACCGCCGCGGCCGAAAAACGCCCCGACGAAGCCTGCGCCACGTGCCACGGCGCCCACGCGCCGCGCCGCCGCCCGCACGAGCGCCTCTTCAAATCCGGCGCCATGCGCTGCTCGACCTGCCATCCCATCCACCAGGCCGATCAGGGCGTCGCCTTCGTCCCCGGCGAGCCTCCCATCCGCTTCGCCCCCGGCGTCGAGCGTGTCCTCGACGACGCGCCGCCCGCGCACATCCAAGCCACGGTCCCCATCGTCACCGCCGCGAGCTGCAAGGGCTGCCACGACCCGCGCTCCCCGCGTGATCCCATCTCCCGCTGCTTCGCTCCCGGCACGGAAAAGCTCGGCCCCGACAAACCGTCCCTCTGCTTCGACGAACATCAAACGGCATTGCCGCCGGACACGCCCGAACGCCCTGGTTCGCAGGCTCGCGGTCGTGTTTGCGCCGCGCAGCACGGCGAGGATCGCCCCGTCGCCTGGGACGCCGCGCGTGACGTCGCCCTCGCCGTCCCCAAGCTCGATCGCCCTGCGACGAGCGCTCTCTCGTGGCTCTGGCTCGGCACCGGCACGCTCGCGTTTGCCCTCACGCTCGGCCTCGTCCGCGGCTCGGGCGCCCTCCGCGCGCGCCGCCGCAAGGCCCAGGACAAACCCCAGGCCGCCGAGGCGCTTCTCAAGCCCCAAACCCGCGTCCGCCTCCCGCAGATCGACACCCAGACCTGCCTCGGCTGTTATGCCTGCGTCGACGCTTGCCCGTACGACGTGCTCGAGGTCCAGAAGTACGTCGCCGTCGTCGTGCGCCCCGAGGCCTGCTGTGGCCTCACGCTTTGCGAGCAACGTTGCCCGAACGGCTCGCTCCGCATCAACGACGGCGACACCATCGGCGATCGCCCGCGCATCGACGACGCCCTCCAGAGCCAGGACACCCCCGGCCTTTTCCTCGCCGGCGACGTGACGGGCCTGCCGCTCATCAAGAACGCGATCCTGCAGGGCGCCCACGCCGTCGAGAAGATCGCCGCGGGCCTCGCAGCGGAAGGGGCCTGGACGGGCGGAGGCGAGCGCCCGAAGGACCTCGTCATCGTGGGCGCGGGCCCCGCGGGCATCAGCGCGGCCCTCCGCGCGAAGGAGCTCGGCCTCTCGTTCGAGGTCATCGAACAAGGCTCGGTCGCGCAGAGCATCCGCAGCTTCCCCCGCGGCAAGCTTGTCTTTGATCAGCCGCTCGACCTGCCCCTCACGGGCAAGCTCTGGCTGAAGGAATCCACCAAGGAAGAGCTCCTCTCGCACTGGATGCGCATCATCCGCAAGGAAGAGCTCCCGATCCGGCAGGACACGCGCATGACGGCCGTGACGCGCGAGGAAAGCGGCAAGCTCTTCCGCGTCGGCACCGAGCCGCGTGAAGGGGGGCCGCCACGGGACATCCTCGCCCGCCGCGTCCTCTTGGCCATCGGCCAGCGCGGCACGCCCCGCAGGCTCCCCATCGAGCTCTCACCCGAGGTCGAGGCCCGCGTGCATTACCACCTCGCCGACGCCCGAAGTTTTGAAGGCAAACGGGTCCTCGTCGTTGGCCTCGGCGACGTCGCCATGGAGATCGCCGTCGCGCTCGCCCGGCAGCCCGGCACCACCGTCACCGTCATCCACCGCGGCCCGACCTTCACGCGTGGCAAGTCGCGCAACATCGACGAGGTCAAGCGCATGCACGCCGCCGGCCGCCTGAGCCTGCGCTTCGAGACCGAGATCGCCGCCCTCGCCCCGGACGCCGCCACCCTCCGCGCCCGCGGCCGTGACGAGCGCGTCCCTTCCGACGCCGTCTTTGTCCTCATCGGATCCATCCCCCCCTGGGACACCCTGAAGGCCTGCGGGGTCCGGGTGGCCGCAGAAGCGCACATCGGACCAGATCGTTCTCCCTCGATCTTCGTCCAAGGACCCACTGGCGCACCGTAA
- a CDS encoding vWA domain-containing protein — protein MKSSRVAVLAFAGMLLTSFSVYSFTPPGGLPSSPEPTIGAEMTEENSTTEKAIDATNQVELAHFTAGSTVMIDGRMGHPKVLKNARGDTFLMLEARANAGERAQAAPQVNLSIVIDRSGSMKGTRLRNAINAAIGAVERLHDGDMVSVVTFDTRTEVVVPAVVIGPSTRGSVVSSISGITLGGDTCISCGIETAMAEMNRSSDGRISRMIVLSDGDANHGLKDVPGFRSLAQRARDRAIGISTVGVDVDYNEKILSAIAVESNGRHYFVENDAALARVFEGEAEALTQAVASGAEVDIDLAPGVELDRVFDRSFRRSGNRVTVPLGTFSGGDVKTVLVKLRLPANSNGELAVATVDMRYKDLVKNEDGRCSGKLGVEVVDTDASDLDAVVAGRVNRSETASALEEANRLFEQGKVVEARRRIESREQSLRDSAAKAKTAAPAARAADVASDFDRQLAVVQQAQSGFAAAPVAAATAEPVAGPFATPPPAAAPIATTESRQGRKAVRSNQEAATNMGF, from the coding sequence ATGAAATCGTCCCGCGTCGCCGTCCTCGCCTTCGCAGGCATGCTGCTCACGAGCTTTTCCGTCTACTCGTTCACCCCTCCCGGCGGCCTGCCGTCCTCGCCCGAGCCCACCATCGGCGCCGAGATGACCGAAGAAAATTCCACGACCGAGAAGGCGATCGACGCGACGAACCAGGTCGAGCTCGCCCACTTCACCGCGGGCTCGACCGTGATGATCGACGGGCGCATGGGTCACCCGAAGGTCCTCAAGAATGCCCGCGGCGATACGTTTCTCATGCTCGAAGCCCGTGCGAACGCGGGCGAGCGCGCGCAGGCCGCGCCCCAGGTGAACCTCTCCATCGTCATCGACCGCTCCGGCTCGATGAAAGGCACGCGCCTCCGCAACGCCATCAACGCCGCGATCGGCGCCGTCGAGCGCCTCCACGACGGTGACATGGTCTCGGTCGTCACGTTCGACACGCGCACCGAGGTCGTCGTCCCCGCCGTCGTCATCGGCCCCTCGACCCGCGGCTCGGTCGTCTCGTCGATCTCCGGCATCACGCTCGGCGGCGACACCTGCATCTCCTGCGGCATCGAGACCGCCATGGCCGAGATGAACCGGTCGAGCGACGGCCGCATCAGCCGCATGATCGTCCTCAGCGACGGCGACGCGAACCACGGCTTGAAGGACGTCCCCGGCTTCCGTAGCCTCGCGCAGCGCGCCCGCGACCGCGCCATCGGCATCTCCACGGTCGGCGTCGACGTCGATTACAACGAAAAAATCCTGTCCGCGATCGCCGTCGAATCGAACGGCCGGCATTATTTCGTCGAGAACGACGCCGCGCTCGCCCGTGTCTTCGAGGGCGAGGCCGAGGCGCTCACGCAGGCCGTCGCGAGCGGCGCCGAGGTCGACATCGATCTCGCCCCCGGCGTGGAGCTCGATCGTGTCTTCGATCGCTCCTTCCGGCGCAGCGGCAATCGCGTCACCGTCCCGCTCGGCACCTTCAGCGGCGGCGACGTGAAGACCGTGCTCGTCAAGCTGCGCCTCCCCGCGAATTCGAATGGCGAGCTCGCCGTCGCGACCGTCGACATGCGCTACAAGGATCTCGTCAAGAACGAGGACGGCCGTTGCAGCGGCAAGCTCGGCGTCGAGGTCGTCGACACGGACGCGAGTGATCTCGACGCCGTCGTCGCCGGCCGCGTGAACCGCAGCGAGACCGCCTCCGCGCTCGAAGAGGCGAACCGCCTGTTCGAGCAAGGCAAGGTCGTCGAGGCCCGCCGTCGCATCGAGAGCCGCGAACAATCCCTGCGCGACTCGGCCGCGAAGGCCAAGACCGCCGCCCCCGCCGCCCGCGCCGCCGACGTCGCCTCGGACTTCGACCGGCAGCTCGCCGTCGTGCAGCAAGCGCAATCCGGCTTCGCTGCGGCCCCGGTCGCCGCCGCCACCGCCGAGCCCGTCGCGGGCCCGTTCGCTACGCCTCCCCCCGCGGCGGCGCCGATCGCTACCACCGAGTCGCGCCAGGGCCGCAAGGCCGTCCGCTCCAACCAGGAAGCGGCGACCAACATGGGCTTCTGA
- the mltG gene encoding endolytic transglycosylase MltG, whose translation MGLALLALVLGYGHLHAPDAGTTVELDWPSGLDSDQAAALLARHDLVRSEGAMAMFLRTTGGTSAFVPGPHILPQGLDPWDLRHLLERSPKRPTTRVTIPEGFHRFDIATRLDKLRVAGKNAFLRASADPLLLDELGIERKGALGIESAEGYLFPATYDFSLDSDPREIVRRLVTEADRRWAALATQHAAGFASLRNTLGYGRREILILASIVEKEAVQADERPLIASVFLNRLLDPTFKPKRLQSDPTASYACFSEPDVVPACAGFTGKITPAINRDSKNRYSTYVNDGLPPGPIANPGAPSIEAVLAPAATKYLYFVAKGGGRHTFSEALDQHNEAVRKLRATSPSAERPE comes from the coding sequence GTGGGCCTCGCGCTCCTCGCCCTCGTCCTCGGCTACGGCCACCTACACGCCCCGGACGCGGGCACGACGGTCGAGCTCGACTGGCCGTCTGGCCTCGACAGCGACCAAGCCGCGGCTCTGCTCGCCCGGCATGACCTCGTCCGCAGCGAGGGCGCGATGGCCATGTTCCTGCGCACGACGGGCGGCACGAGCGCGTTCGTCCCCGGCCCGCACATCCTCCCGCAGGGCCTCGATCCCTGGGATCTGCGTCACCTCCTCGAACGCTCGCCGAAGCGCCCCACCACGCGCGTCACCATCCCCGAGGGGTTTCACCGGTTCGACATCGCGACGCGCCTGGACAAACTCCGCGTCGCGGGCAAAAACGCCTTCCTCCGCGCGAGCGCCGACCCGCTCCTGCTCGACGAGCTCGGCATCGAGCGCAAGGGCGCCCTCGGGATCGAGAGCGCCGAGGGATATCTCTTTCCGGCGACGTACGATTTCTCGCTCGACTCCGATCCCCGCGAGATCGTCCGTCGCCTCGTCACGGAGGCCGATCGCCGCTGGGCCGCGCTCGCGACACAACACGCCGCGGGCTTCGCGTCGCTCCGCAATACGCTCGGGTATGGCCGGCGCGAGATCTTGATCCTCGCCTCGATCGTCGAGAAGGAGGCGGTCCAGGCTGACGAGCGCCCGCTCATCGCGAGCGTCTTTTTGAACCGCCTGCTCGATCCCACGTTCAAGCCGAAACGCCTGCAATCCGATCCCACAGCGTCGTATGCTTGTTTTTCCGAGCCCGACGTCGTCCCGGCCTGCGCCGGGTTTACAGGCAAGATCACCCCGGCCATCAACCGGGACTCGAAAAATCGATACAGCACGTACGTGAACGACGGATTGCCGCCCGGTCCCATCGCGAACCCCGGCGCTCCGTCCATCGAGGCCGTGCTCGCGCCCGCGGCGACGAAATACCTCTATTTCGTGGCCAAGGGAGGCGGCCGGCACACCTTCAGCGAGGCGCTCGACCAGCACAACGAGGCCGTCCGCAAGCTACGCGCGACCTCGCCGAGCGCCGAGAGACCCGAATGA
- a CDS encoding GTP-binding protein — protein sequence MAFVNVPSREIFLKIVYYGAGLCGKTANVEHVHARAPQAARGNLVSLKTESERTLFFDFMPLEVGQIRGYRVRLHLYTVPGQVFYKASRKLILKGVDGLVFVVDSQSARLEANLEALEDLGDNLAELGESLREIPCVVQYNKRDLPEIEPVPRLRALLNPMGAPEVESAAKSGVGVMETLQAVSRGVLQRMGGRKVA from the coding sequence ATGGCATTCGTCAACGTCCCCTCGCGGGAGATATTTCTCAAGATCGTGTACTACGGCGCGGGTTTGTGCGGAAAAACCGCAAACGTCGAGCACGTCCACGCGCGCGCCCCCCAGGCGGCGCGGGGCAACCTCGTCTCCCTGAAGACCGAGAGCGAACGGACGCTCTTCTTCGATTTCATGCCCCTCGAAGTTGGGCAGATCCGCGGGTATCGCGTCCGGCTGCACCTCTACACGGTGCCGGGGCAGGTCTTTTACAAGGCGAGCCGCAAGCTCATCTTGAAGGGCGTCGACGGGCTCGTCTTCGTCGTCGATTCGCAATCCGCGCGGCTCGAAGCCAACCTCGAGGCCCTGGAGGATCTCGGCGACAACCTCGCGGAGCTCGGCGAGTCGCTCCGCGAGATCCCGTGCGTCGTGCAGTACAACAAGCGTGATCTGCCCGAGATCGAGCCCGTCCCGCGCCTCCGGGCCTTGCTCAACCCGATGGGCGCGCCGGAGGTGGAGAGCGCTGCGAAGAGCGGCGTGGGCGTGATGGAGACGCTGCAGGCGGTGTCGCGCGGCGTGCTCCAGCGGATGGGCGGCCGGAAGGTGGCCTGA
- a CDS encoding c-type cytochrome, which translates to MDTSSLGVPYYPTNDFGPLMKGLVIGGLGIFHVFLAQFAIGGGVLMTYFEWLSGKGKLTVGSRGLRSDEPSSAPKPPLARRFTSGYFKLLVLVSFVVGALTGVGMWFTSIQTSPRTIGLMVDTFHWVWATEWTFFSLEVIAGYCFYRYGDRLDGRSRLFLLGLYTTAAWFSLFWINGILSWQLTPGAWLESGDLWAGFFNPTFWPSLFFRTFAAMAIAALVAALVISASPSLERDEQKELLHRAAQLLAPMALMPLLGAWYLFAMPKDSRSWVLGGSPAMSMFFGLGAGASLLVGLYAIFGLLLRRLYINSATASLLLVLGFAATAGGEFVREGARKPFTVRETLYSNAMTPAEIVTMREKGSVTGDPYPLRDAADYPNDQVRLGAKVYRFQCSVCHTVGGVNGIVHLAGTWTAEQTRLNVAKLQHTKPFMPPFAGTPEELEALVRFIEWESASRPKDFEVTNDPATLAQIKRWLDEAGTAPGYTTAAEKKR; encoded by the coding sequence GTGGATACCTCATCGCTCGGCGTCCCCTACTATCCCACGAACGATTTCGGCCCGCTCATGAAGGGCCTGGTCATCGGGGGACTCGGCATCTTCCACGTCTTCCTCGCGCAGTTCGCGATCGGCGGCGGCGTGCTGATGACGTATTTCGAGTGGCTCTCGGGCAAGGGCAAACTCACCGTTGGGAGCAGGGGGCTCCGCTCGGACGAGCCGAGCTCTGCCCCCAAACCCCCGCTCGCTCGGCGTTTCACGAGCGGCTACTTCAAGCTGCTCGTGCTCGTGAGCTTCGTCGTCGGCGCCCTGACCGGCGTCGGCATGTGGTTCACCTCGATCCAGACGAGCCCGCGCACGATCGGGCTCATGGTCGACACGTTCCACTGGGTGTGGGCCACGGAGTGGACGTTTTTCTCGCTCGAAGTCATCGCGGGATATTGCTTCTACCGTTATGGCGATCGCCTCGACGGGCGCTCGCGCCTCTTCTTGCTCGGGCTCTACACGACGGCGGCCTGGTTCAGCTTGTTCTGGATCAACGGCATTCTCTCGTGGCAGCTCACGCCGGGCGCCTGGCTCGAAAGCGGCGATCTTTGGGCCGGGTTCTTCAATCCCACGTTCTGGCCCTCGCTCTTCTTCCGCACGTTTGCGGCCATGGCCATCGCCGCCCTCGTCGCGGCGCTCGTCATCAGCGCCTCGCCCTCGCTCGAACGGGACGAGCAAAAGGAGCTCTTGCATCGGGCGGCGCAGCTCCTCGCGCCGATGGCGCTCATGCCGCTGCTCGGCGCCTGGTACCTCTTCGCGATGCCGAAGGACAGCCGGAGCTGGGTGCTCGGCGGCAGCCCCGCGATGAGCATGTTCTTCGGCCTTGGCGCGGGCGCCTCGCTGCTCGTCGGGCTGTACGCGATCTTCGGCCTGCTCCTGCGCCGCCTCTACATCAACAGCGCGACCGCGTCCTTGCTCCTCGTGCTCGGGTTCGCGGCGACCGCGGGCGGTGAGTTTGTCCGCGAGGGCGCGCGCAAGCCCTTCACCGTGCGCGAGACGCTCTACTCGAACGCCATGACGCCCGCGGAAATCGTGACGATGCGGGAGAAGGGCTCGGTCACCGGCGATCCCTACCCGCTGCGGGACGCGGCCGATTACCCGAACGATCAGGTGCGCCTCGGCGCGAAGGTCTACCGGTTTCAGTGCAGCGTTTGCCACACGGTGGGCGGCGTGAATGGGATCGTGCACCTCGCAGGCACGTGGACGGCGGAGCAGACGCGGCTCAACGTGGCGAAGCTCCAGCACACGAAACCGTTCATGCCGCCGTTCGCCGGCACGCCGGAGGAGCTCGAAGCGCTCGTCCGGTTCATCGAGTGGGAATCGGCTTCGCGGCCCAAGGACTTCGAGGTCACGAACGACCCGGCCACGCTCGCGCAAATCAAGCGCTGGCTCGACGAGGCGGGTACGGCGCCGGGATACACGACCGCCGCGGAGAAAAAGAGGTAA
- a CDS encoding SUMF1/EgtB/PvdO family nonheme iron enzyme, with the protein MPARWFVLVVALAALPSCKASSNDEQTPAPPRPSASVVSSSAPMPEGGVGPASATREDAGAAPDAALVDDKPLHHTTQEELLALISITPGKKWRKREPGEFLRRYVGPDGPGQTNQGNPALARHVISRAQCLEGLRGVTLQTEAQREACGGHENMVPIYAGGDAEKAKACIDVFEYPNRPCELPMVWVPPAHAAALCEMQGKRLCTQDEWVLACRGDPGGGESSTYAYGSELDLDICNTNKPAAKWSDKPCDPRTIDTTWATCATNTEPSGSYPRCRSRFGVFDQHGNVAEAMTRFDPEEDKVVSQLKGSAFFYVDVARRLDEPPRREVYSDHCAHDPRWHVQPIRKAFHVNYHLGFRCCYARGGRSPAR; encoded by the coding sequence GTGCCCGCCCGGTGGTTCGTCCTGGTCGTCGCCCTCGCTGCACTCCCGAGCTGCAAGGCGAGCTCGAACGACGAGCAAACGCCCGCGCCGCCGCGCCCGAGCGCGTCCGTCGTGTCGTCTTCGGCGCCGATGCCGGAGGGCGGGGTCGGGCCGGCGAGCGCGACGCGAGAGGACGCGGGCGCGGCGCCGGATGCGGCGCTCGTCGACGACAAGCCGCTCCACCACACGACGCAGGAAGAGCTGCTCGCGCTGATCTCGATCACGCCGGGGAAGAAGTGGCGCAAGCGTGAGCCGGGCGAGTTCTTGCGGCGGTACGTCGGACCCGACGGGCCGGGACAAACGAACCAGGGCAACCCCGCGCTCGCGCGGCACGTGATTTCCCGGGCGCAATGCCTCGAAGGGCTGCGCGGCGTGACGCTGCAGACGGAGGCGCAACGGGAGGCGTGCGGCGGGCACGAGAACATGGTGCCGATCTACGCGGGCGGCGACGCGGAGAAGGCGAAAGCGTGCATCGACGTTTTCGAGTACCCGAACCGCCCCTGCGAGCTGCCCATGGTGTGGGTGCCGCCGGCCCACGCGGCGGCGCTCTGCGAGATGCAAGGAAAACGGCTTTGCACGCAGGACGAGTGGGTCCTCGCCTGCCGCGGTGATCCCGGGGGAGGGGAGTCGAGCACGTACGCGTACGGGAGCGAGCTCGACCTCGACATTTGCAACACCAACAAACCCGCGGCCAAGTGGTCGGACAAACCCTGCGATCCCCGGACGATCGACACGACCTGGGCGACGTGCGCGACGAACACCGAGCCGTCGGGCTCGTACCCGCGGTGCCGCTCGCGGTTCGGCGTCTTCGATCAACACGGCAACGTGGCCGAGGCGATGACGCGCTTCGATCCCGAGGAGGACAAGGTGGTCTCGCAGCTCAAAGGCAGCGCGTTCTTTTACGTCGACGTGGCGCGGAGGCTCGACGAGCCGCCGCGGCGCGAGGTGTACTCGGACCACTGCGCGCACGACCCCCGCTGGCACGTGCAGCCGATCCGGAAGGCGTTCCACGTGAACTACCACCTCGGCTTTCGTTGCTGTTACGCGCGCGGCGGGCGCTCACCGGCGCGATAG
- a CDS encoding RNA polymerase sigma factor, whose product MAPLPPRNPFAQEQAWLYAHAVISLRRRLRRMGVLPEDAKDLVQHAFFVALSRWHEVEDASEGRKRAWLEGITWQLSQNFLRLRRHRVEKLGHRGLDLAPAPGSSVDEQTHAARLVHAALDSMTDEDRALFVAYFLESATLDELSVRFGITRNAAFRRITTLGRVARARLERLSRR is encoded by the coding sequence GTGGCCCCCCTTCCTCCCCGCAATCCGTTCGCGCAGGAGCAAGCTTGGCTCTACGCGCACGCCGTCATCTCCCTTCGCCGGCGCCTCCGCCGCATGGGCGTCCTGCCGGAGGACGCGAAGGATCTCGTCCAGCATGCCTTCTTCGTCGCCCTTTCGCGCTGGCACGAGGTCGAGGACGCCTCGGAGGGGCGCAAGCGCGCCTGGCTCGAAGGGATCACCTGGCAGCTCAGCCAGAACTTCCTCCGCCTCCGCCGCCATCGGGTTGAAAAGCTCGGCCACCGCGGGCTCGACCTGGCCCCCGCGCCCGGGTCCTCCGTCGACGAGCAGACGCACGCCGCGCGCCTCGTCCACGCGGCCCTGGATTCGATGACGGATGAGGACCGCGCTCTGTTCGTCGCGTATTTCCTGGAGAGCGCGACGCTCGACGAGCTCTCGGTGCGCTTCGGGATCACCCGCAATGCGGCCTTCCGCCGGATCACCACGCTCGGGCGCGTGGCGCGCGCCCGCCTCGAACGACTATCGCGCCGGTGA